From one Acanthopagrus latus isolate v.2019 unplaced genomic scaffold, fAcaLat1.1, whole genome shotgun sequence genomic stretch:
- the LOC119016143 gene encoding uncharacterized protein LOC119016143 — MQEIDRWFQPENEESEYEVMAALKPLCHSQKEKSEEAGSIAHRVTVHAEAMEHWVVMQEIDRWFQPENEESEYEVMAALKPKEKSEEAGSIAHRVTVHAEAMKEKSEEAGSIAHGVTVHDEAMHKPMKKDVSETDVCHSDGERQIQSTNLMMRHEKDEELCFSQKDNSEFGSSEHNATSRGEAVEQKAKSEIGSGDNHVMAHGEAMPKEE, encoded by the exons ATGCAGGAAATCGACAGATGGTTCCAGCCTGAGAATGAAGAGAGTGAGTACGAAGTCATGGCGGCGCTGAAGCCT ctgtgtcACTCACAGAAAGAGAAGTCAGAGGAGGCTGGATCCATTGCACACAGAGTGACGGTCCATGCTGAAGCAATG GAACACTGGGTCGTTATGCAGGAAATCGACAGATGGTTCCAGCCTGAGAATGAAGAGAGTGAGTACGAAGTCATGGCGGCGCTGAAGCCT AAAGAGAAGTCAGAGGAGGCTGGATCCATTGCACACAGAGTGACGGTCCATGCTGAAGCAATG AAAGAGAAGTCAGAGGAGGCTGGATCCATTGCACACGGAGTGACGGTCCATGATGAAGCAATG CACAAGCCCATGAAGAAGGATGTGTCAGAAACTGATGTCTGCCACTCTGATGGGGAGCGCCAAATTCAGAGTACAAATTTGATGATGCGCCATGAGAAAGATGAG GAGCTGTGTTTCTCACAGAAAGACAACTCAGAGTTTGGATCCAGTGAACATAATGCAACATCCAGGGGTGAAGCAGTG gAGCAGAAAGCAAAGTCAGAGATTGGATCCGGTGACAATCATGTGATGGCCCATGGTGAAGCAATG ccaaaagaagaataa